A single genomic interval of Flavobacterium sp. N2820 harbors:
- the corA gene encoding magnesium/cobalt transporter CorA, which translates to MRKIKYKKGRKVHPSTLEYTGSHKDTPTEIQLFVYNADDVTEIQQLQVDEIQDTIDTSKVNWLNIHGLNEPDIIAKIGEKFEADSFIIGDILNTTKRTKLEEYHNILFFNVKSLLPIENSDNINYEQISFILRDNVLLSFQEKRSDFFTHIRERIRTNSGVVRTKRADFLLYLLLDAIIENFYITIESEEDRVDEIINLSKSSTKPEVLELIEKHRDNFNFLKRSIIPLRDSLYSIKSMKDDDVFNDIQAENYSFFSRLHQKCLELLEQIESDLITLESASNYFFSAQNHKMNEVMKSLTVVSMFFLPLTFIVGVYGMNFKYFPELEWENGYFIIWGVMIVVVLFMFVYFKMKKWF; encoded by the coding sequence TTGAGAAAAATTAAATATAAAAAAGGTAGAAAAGTTCATCCAAGCACATTGGAATATACGGGTAGTCATAAAGACACCCCAACAGAAATTCAGTTGTTTGTTTACAATGCTGATGATGTAACAGAAATACAGCAACTTCAAGTAGATGAAATTCAAGATACTATTGATACTTCAAAGGTGAATTGGCTCAATATTCATGGTTTGAATGAACCAGATATTATTGCAAAAATTGGTGAAAAATTTGAAGCTGATAGCTTTATAATTGGTGATATTTTGAACACCACTAAACGAACAAAATTAGAAGAATATCACAATATTCTATTTTTTAATGTGAAATCGCTTTTACCAATTGAAAATTCAGATAATATTAATTATGAGCAGATTAGTTTTATTTTGAGAGATAATGTTTTGTTGTCGTTTCAAGAAAAAAGAAGTGATTTTTTTACCCATATTCGCGAACGAATTCGAACCAATTCGGGTGTGGTTAGAACCAAACGAGCGGACTTTTTGTTGTATTTATTGTTAGATGCTATTATCGAAAATTTTTACATTACAATTGAAAGTGAAGAAGATAGAGTTGACGAAATCATAAATCTTTCAAAATCCAGTACTAAACCAGAAGTTTTAGAATTGATTGAAAAACATCGAGATAATTTTAATTTCTTGAAACGCTCTATTATTCCTTTGCGCGATTCGTTATATTCAATTAAAAGTATGAAAGATGATGATGTGTTCAATGATATTCAGGCTGAAAATTATTCCTTTTTTTCAAGATTACACCAAAAGTGTTTGGAGCTTTTAGAACAAATTGAATCTGATTTAATAACATTAGAAAGTGCTTCAAATTATTTTTTTTCGGCACAAAATCATAAAATGAATGAGGTAATGAAATCATTAACAGTGGTTTCTATGTTTTTCTTGCCTTTAACGTTCATCGTAGGTGTTTATGGAATGAATTTTAAATATTTTCCTGAATTGGAGTGGGAGAATGGTTATTTTATTATTTGGGGTGTTATGATTGTGGTCGTTTTGTTCATGTTTGTTTATTTCAAAATGAAAAAGTGGTTTTAA
- a CDS encoding outer membrane beta-barrel family protein, translated as MNKKNFLLVLTLFISTIVFAQRPESKKITISGKVIEKGSNQPLEYATVIFENATNKQLSGGITDENGNFKFDVTVGTYNARAEFISFKNVVIPQKEFSTNTDLGVISMEADAAQLDDVVVIAEKSTVEIKLDKRVYNVGKDMMVKGGTVSDVLDNVPSVTVDAEGTVALRGNENVKILIDGKPSGLAGINIADALKLLPADAVEKVEVITNPSARYDAEGGGGIINIVIRKGKANGLNGSIMVNAGDPETYGVSANLNKKTNDFNLFSNIGYNYRTNLGNTMVDAEYFNSDGSTSRFINERRTNERLSKGLNVNFGADLNISKSATWTNAVTFRKNSGENPDNVLFYNFDNSFNPTFVRNRLNDQISDEFSIEYSTNFTKNFKKEDHKLTVDVAISQNRENEFATIYDQILGDASTLTTEGTSNKNDQQRNLFQLDYVLPFGKDGRFEAGYRGSFQNNLTDFEVTPISDFSNTLEYVENVNAFYTQYGSKINKFSYFLGLRFEDSHIEVNSLSLNDYNTKKYNNLFPSATINYEFSENSSLSLSYSKRINRPRGRFLNPVSSLSSNINIFQGNPDIDPSLTDAIDLGYLKKWDKVTFNTSAYVNITNDAFQFIRKESGLFVDGVPVILSTPINLAKEYRAGFEFNVNYSPYKWWRLNGNFNAFRNETQGDYSYVDYLGNTIVQNFDNVALTWFTRISSKVTLPYKIDWQTNGTYNAPQTNAQGKSLGVASMNVALSKDILKDKGTIALNVSDVFNSRKRIMETEIPNVVSSYSEMQWRQRQVMLTFTYRFNKQKNEKDRQPRRDDNGGDGDFMGKP; from the coding sequence ATGAATAAGAAAAATTTTTTATTGGTACTTACATTGTTTATAAGTACGATAGTATTTGCCCAAAGACCTGAATCTAAAAAAATTACAATCTCTGGTAAAGTTATTGAAAAAGGAAGCAACCAACCTTTGGAATATGCAACAGTTATTTTTGAAAATGCAACAAATAAGCAGTTATCTGGAGGAATTACAGATGAAAATGGTAATTTTAAATTTGATGTAACAGTTGGAACTTACAATGCTAGAGCCGAATTTATTTCTTTCAAGAATGTAGTTATTCCTCAAAAAGAATTTTCTACTAATACCGATTTAGGAGTAATTTCAATGGAAGCAGATGCCGCACAACTTGATGATGTGGTAGTTATAGCAGAAAAATCTACAGTAGAAATAAAATTAGACAAACGTGTATATAACGTTGGTAAAGACATGATGGTTAAAGGTGGAACCGTAAGTGATGTTTTAGATAACGTGCCTTCGGTAACCGTTGATGCAGAAGGAACTGTTGCTTTACGTGGTAATGAAAATGTAAAAATATTAATCGATGGTAAACCATCCGGTTTAGCAGGAATTAACATTGCTGATGCTTTAAAATTATTACCTGCTGATGCTGTTGAAAAAGTTGAAGTGATTACCAATCCATCTGCGCGTTATGATGCTGAAGGTGGTGGTGGAATCATCAATATCGTAATTCGAAAAGGAAAAGCCAATGGTTTAAATGGTTCGATTATGGTTAATGCCGGTGATCCAGAAACTTATGGTGTAAGTGCTAACTTAAATAAAAAGACCAACGATTTTAATTTATTTTCTAATATTGGTTATAATTACAGAACCAACCTTGGAAATACAATGGTTGATGCAGAATATTTTAATTCAGATGGTTCAACAAGTCGTTTTATTAATGAAAGAAGAACTAATGAGAGATTAAGCAAAGGCTTAAATGTTAATTTTGGTGCAGATTTAAATATTTCAAAATCTGCAACTTGGACAAACGCAGTTACTTTTAGAAAAAATTCTGGCGAAAATCCAGACAATGTACTTTTCTATAATTTTGATAATTCATTTAATCCAACATTTGTTAGAAACCGTTTAAATGACCAAATAAGTGATGAATTTAGTATTGAATATTCAACGAATTTCACCAAAAACTTTAAAAAAGAAGACCATAAATTAACGGTTGACGTAGCCATTTCTCAAAATAGAGAAAATGAATTTGCGACCATTTATGATCAAATTTTAGGGGATGCATCTACATTAACTACTGAAGGAACATCTAACAAAAATGACCAACAACGTAATTTGTTTCAATTAGATTATGTGCTTCCTTTTGGAAAAGATGGTAGATTTGAAGCAGGTTATAGAGGTAGTTTTCAAAACAATTTAACAGATTTTGAAGTAACTCCAATTTCAGATTTTTCAAATACATTAGAATATGTAGAAAATGTTAATGCATTTTACACACAATATGGTTCAAAAATTAATAAATTCTCTTATTTCTTAGGACTGCGTTTTGAAGACAGTCATATTGAAGTTAACTCATTATCATTGAACGATTACAATACAAAAAAATACAATAATTTATTTCCTTCTGCAACTATTAACTATGAATTTTCTGAAAATAGCTCATTAAGTTTAAGTTACAGTAAAAGAATAAATCGTCCAAGAGGTCGTTTCTTAAATCCGGTTTCGTCGCTATCAAGTAACATTAATATTTTTCAAGGAAATCCAGATATTGACCCATCTTTAACGGATGCTATTGATTTGGGTTACTTAAAAAAATGGGATAAAGTTACTTTCAATACTTCTGCTTATGTAAATATTACAAACGATGCTTTTCAGTTTATTAGAAAAGAATCAGGTTTATTTGTTGATGGTGTTCCGGTAATTTTGAGTACACCTATTAACTTGGCAAAAGAATACAGAGCTGGTTTTGAATTTAACGTAAATTATTCACCTTACAAATGGTGGCGATTGAATGGAAACTTCAATGCATTTAGAAATGAAACGCAAGGTGATTATTCTTATGTAGATTATCTAGGAAATACTATTGTTCAAAATTTTGATAACGTTGCATTAACTTGGTTCACAAGAATTAGTTCTAAGGTTACGTTACCTTACAAAATAGATTGGCAAACCAATGGAACGTATAATGCGCCACAAACAAATGCACAAGGTAAATCGTTAGGAGTTGCTTCTATGAACGTTGCTTTAAGTAAAGATATTCTAAAAGATAAAGGTACAATTGCACTTAATGTAAGTGATGTTTTCAATTCTAGAAAAAGAATTATGGAAACTGAAATTCCAAATGTGGTAAGCTCTTATAGCGAAATGCAATGGAGACAAAGACAAGTAATGCTAACATTTACATACCGTTTTAACAAACAGAAAAACGAAAAAGATAGACAACCAAGAAGAGACGATAATGGCGGAGATGGTGATTTTATGGGAAAACCATAA
- the crcB gene encoding fluoride efflux transporter CrcB — translation MLKTILLIGIGGAVGSIFRYLTHWITTKYFQGSFPVSTLLVNVFGSLLIGLFIGYISKYFPENHPLKFLLIVGFCGGFTTFSSFAVENFNLFQNNQHVTAYLYIITSIILTITAVGIGNYLSKFL, via the coding sequence ATGCTAAAAACAATTTTATTAATCGGAATTGGCGGTGCAGTTGGAAGTATTTTTCGCTATTTGACGCATTGGATAACCACAAAATATTTTCAAGGTTCATTTCCAGTAAGCACTTTATTGGTGAATGTTTTTGGAAGTTTACTAATTGGCTTATTTATTGGATATATTTCAAAATATTTTCCTGAAAATCATCCGCTAAAATTTTTATTGATTGTTGGCTTTTGTGGTGGATTTACAACTTTTTCAAGTTTTGCAGTTGAAAATTTTAATTTATTTCAAAATAATCAACATGTAACAGCTTATTTATATATTATTACTTCAATAATTTTGACCATAACAGCTGTTGGAATTGGTAATTATCTATCAAAATTTTTATAA
- a CDS encoding formimidoylglutamase, translating to MENIILLNQNELAKITHHRSGEIKFGEKIITVPKDVNVVDFICSCEAKFVLFGITEDIGVRANLGRPGTASAYQSALSSLVNIQHNKFCKGSNLLILGHLDITAEIEAAQLLDSKVKEDRKELFKLVEKVDAEVSHVVHQIVKAGKIPIIIGGGHNNAYGNIKGLALAKGKPVNAINFDAHTDFRILEGRHSGNGFSYAYEDGFLKKYFVFGLHENFVSKSVFNTLKELTSRVKYVTYEEIEVKREKNFETELENALEFIKNEPFGIELDLDAIPNIPSSAMTLSGFSVDKARHYLYYFGKHQNASYLHICEGAPELDDSNNNHLTGKLIASMITDFMKAKA from the coding sequence ATGGAAAATATCATATTGCTTAATCAAAACGAATTAGCAAAAATTACCCATCACAGAAGTGGTGAAATAAAGTTTGGAGAAAAAATTATTACTGTTCCTAAAGATGTTAATGTAGTTGATTTTATATGTTCATGTGAAGCAAAATTTGTACTTTTTGGGATTACAGAAGATATTGGTGTTAGGGCAAATCTAGGAAGACCTGGGACTGCTTCCGCATATCAAAGTGCCCTTAGTAGTTTAGTAAATATTCAGCATAATAAATTTTGCAAAGGGAGTAATCTTTTGATTTTAGGACATCTAGATATTACTGCCGAAATTGAAGCTGCACAATTGCTAGATTCAAAAGTTAAAGAAGACCGTAAGGAACTTTTTAAATTAGTTGAAAAAGTTGATGCCGAAGTATCTCATGTTGTTCATCAAATTGTGAAAGCTGGAAAAATACCTATTATTATTGGTGGTGGACACAATAACGCATACGGAAATATAAAAGGATTAGCGCTTGCTAAAGGAAAACCTGTAAACGCAATTAACTTTGATGCCCATACCGATTTTAGAATTTTAGAAGGAAGACATTCAGGAAATGGCTTTAGCTATGCGTACGAAGATGGTTTTTTAAAGAAATATTTTGTTTTTGGTTTGCATGAAAATTTTGTATCTAAAAGTGTTTTCAATACGTTGAAAGAACTCACTTCAAGAGTAAAATATGTTACATATGAAGAAATTGAAGTAAAACGCGAAAAAAACTTTGAAACCGAACTTGAAAATGCGTTAGAATTCATTAAAAATGAGCCTTTTGGAATTGAACTCGATTTAGACGCTATCCCAAATATTCCTTCTAGTGCAATGACTTTAAGTGGTTTTAGTGTAGACAAAGCACGTCATTATTTATACTATTTTGGCAAACATCAAAATGCTTCATATTTGCATATTTGTGAAGGTGCTCCTGAACTTGATGATTCAAATAACAATCATTTAACGGGCAAATTAATTGCATCGATGATTACTGATTTTATGAAAGCTAAAGCTTAA
- the hutI gene encoding imidazolonepropionase, translating into MQTLFINIKELLQVRDNHIDKISGSEMAILPKIDNAFLLINDNLIADFGMMENCPTLPNVEIIDVAGQVILPTWVDSHTHIVYAGNRILEFVDRINGLSYEEIANRGGGILNSSKKLNETSEDEIYQQSKLRLEEVMQQGTGAVEIKSGYGLTVEGELKMLRVIKRLKENYPIAIKATFLGAHAFPMEYKENHAAYIDLIINEMLPKIASENLADYIDAFLETGYFSVNETIKIMEAGRKYGLEAKIHVNQFTAIEGIKACVENGALSVDHLEIVTDEDIEVLKNSKTMPVALPSCSYFISIPYTPARKMMSAGLPLALATDYNPGTTPSGNMNFVVATACIKMKMTPQEAINAATINGAYAMGLSKSHGSITKGKKANIIITKPITTYYQLPYAFGTNLIDKVMLEGKFI; encoded by the coding sequence ATGCAAACGTTATTCATCAATATAAAAGAACTTTTACAAGTTAGAGACAATCACATTGACAAAATTTCTGGTTCAGAAATGGCTATTTTGCCTAAAATTGACAACGCTTTTCTATTAATTAATGACAATTTAATTGCCGATTTTGGTATGATGGAAAACTGTCCTACTCTTCCAAATGTTGAAATTATTGACGTTGCGGGTCAAGTGATTTTACCAACTTGGGTAGACAGTCACACACATATTGTGTATGCAGGAAACCGAATTCTGGAATTTGTAGATCGAATTAACGGCTTGTCGTATGAAGAAATTGCAAATCGTGGTGGCGGTATTTTAAATTCCTCAAAAAAATTAAATGAAACTTCAGAAGACGAAATTTACCAACAATCAAAATTGCGTTTAGAAGAAGTTATGCAACAAGGAACTGGTGCGGTTGAAATCAAATCGGGTTATGGATTAACGGTTGAAGGCGAATTGAAAATGCTTCGCGTTATTAAACGTTTGAAAGAAAATTATCCAATTGCAATTAAAGCTACATTTCTTGGCGCACACGCTTTTCCTATGGAATACAAAGAAAATCATGCTGCTTACATTGATTTGATTATCAATGAAATGTTGCCAAAAATAGCTTCTGAGAATTTAGCAGATTATATTGATGCTTTCTTAGAAACAGGTTATTTTTCGGTAAACGAAACCATAAAAATAATGGAAGCTGGAAGAAAATATGGTCTAGAAGCAAAAATTCATGTCAACCAATTTACTGCAATTGAAGGAATCAAAGCTTGTGTAGAAAACGGAGCGTTATCAGTTGACCATTTAGAAATTGTAACTGATGAAGATATTGAAGTGTTGAAAAATAGTAAAACAATGCCAGTTGCTTTGCCAAGTTGTTCTTATTTTATTAGCATTCCCTATACTCCTGCTCGAAAAATGATGAGTGCAGGTTTGCCGTTGGCTTTGGCTACAGATTACAATCCAGGCACTACGCCATCTGGAAATATGAATTTTGTGGTAGCAACCGCTTGTATCAAAATGAAAATGACACCTCAAGAAGCTATCAATGCTGCAACTATAAACGGAGCTTATGCTATGGGTTTATCAAAATCACATGGTAGTATAACTAAAGGTAAAAAAGCAAATATAATTATTACAAAACCTATTACTACTTATTATCAATTGCCGTATGCTTTTGGAACTAATTTAATAGATAAAGTAATGCTTGAAGGAAAATTTATATAA
- the yaaA gene encoding peroxide stress protein YaaA codes for MKIVISPAKSLNYESQLPTTTYTAPAFLSKSETIQKTLKKKKPKQLMELMDISEKLAELNWQRNQEWNVPFSPQNARPAVYAFDGDVYTGLDAYTLTEDKIIALQDKLRILSGLYGLLKPLDLMQPYRLEMGTSMAIGTKKNLYEFWKKTITDALNKELSKGELFLNLASNEYFSAVDTKALKVPVITPEFKDYKDGKLKMISFFAKKARGMMVRYIIDTNAETIDDLKGFNYEGYAFDANLSKGNTLVFTR; via the coding sequence ATGAAGATTGTAATTTCACCTGCTAAATCATTAAACTACGAAAGTCAGTTACCAACAACTACTTATACAGCACCAGCTTTTTTATCCAAATCGGAAACCATTCAAAAAACATTAAAAAAGAAGAAACCTAAGCAATTAATGGAACTTATGGATATTTCTGAAAAGTTAGCTGAATTAAACTGGCAACGCAATCAAGAATGGAATGTTCCTTTTTCTCCTCAAAATGCACGCCCAGCGGTTTATGCTTTTGATGGTGATGTCTATACCGGTTTAGATGCTTATACTTTAACAGAAGATAAAATAATTGCTTTGCAAGATAAATTAAGAATACTTTCGGGTTTGTACGGACTTTTAAAGCCTTTGGATTTAATGCAACCGTATCGTTTAGAAATGGGAACTTCAATGGCCATCGGTACAAAGAAAAATCTTTATGAATTTTGGAAAAAAACAATTACTGATGCTTTGAACAAAGAACTTTCAAAAGGTGAATTATTTCTAAATCTAGCCAGTAATGAATATTTTAGTGCAGTTGATACAAAAGCCTTAAAAGTTCCAGTTATTACGCCAGAATTTAAAGATTATAAAGACGGAAAACTAAAAATGATTAGTTTTTTTGCAAAAAAGGCAAGAGGAATGATGGTGCGTTATATTATAGATACGAATGCCGAAACTATTGATGATTTAAAAGGATTTAATTACGAAGGTTATGCTTTTGATGCCAATTTAAGCAAAGGAAATACCTTGGTTTTTACGCGATAA
- a CDS encoding DEAD/DEAH box helicase: MTFNDLKLYNNIQQALEEEGYTNPTPIQEQAIPEILLGQDLVACAQTGTGKTGAFAIPILNLIHRIVGSAKKAKHIRTLVVTPTRELAIQIDESFKTYGKYTNVKSLVIFGGVNQMSQVNELKNGIDVLIATPGRLLDLHKQGFIDLNHMHHLVLDEADQMLDMGFINDVKKIIKLTPDNRQTLLFSATMPLAIRELADTFLTKPKYISVTPISSTAENVSQKVYFVNKDDKRLLLKQLIIEESLSNALVFTRTKHGADNIVKVLKKAHIKAEAIHGDKSQNARQRVLEQFKNKEIDILVATDIAARGIDIEQLPFVINFDIPNISETYVHRIGRTGRAGNSGLAISFCGKDEKPYWLDIEKLIRMKVKVVTDHQYTWRDGEEEVNPDAKPDLRNKNKMNPNSNSRKSEASKKNKKRWY, encoded by the coding sequence ATGACATTTAACGATTTAAAATTATACAACAACATACAGCAAGCATTGGAAGAAGAAGGATACACAAATCCTACTCCTATTCAAGAACAAGCCATTCCTGAAATTTTATTAGGACAAGATTTAGTGGCTTGTGCTCAAACAGGAACCGGAAAAACAGGCGCATTTGCCATTCCTATTCTTAATTTAATACACCGCATAGTTGGTTCAGCAAAAAAAGCAAAGCACATTAGAACACTTGTGGTTACACCTACTCGAGAGCTGGCTATTCAAATTGACGAAAGTTTTAAAACCTACGGAAAATATACCAATGTTAAGTCGTTAGTGATTTTTGGTGGTGTAAATCAAATGTCGCAAGTAAATGAATTAAAAAACGGTATTGATGTTTTAATAGCAACGCCTGGTAGACTTTTAGACCTTCATAAACAAGGGTTTATCGATTTAAATCATATGCACCATTTGGTTTTAGACGAAGCCGATCAAATGTTAGACATGGGTTTTATTAATGATGTAAAAAAAATCATCAAATTAACACCAGATAACAGACAAACATTGCTTTTTTCAGCTACAATGCCATTAGCAATTAGAGAATTAGCGGATACTTTTTTAACAAAGCCTAAATATATTTCGGTTACACCTATTTCTTCTACGGCTGAAAATGTATCACAAAAAGTATATTTTGTAAATAAAGACGATAAAAGATTGTTGTTAAAACAATTAATTATTGAAGAAAGTTTGAGTAATGCTTTAGTTTTTACAAGAACCAAGCATGGTGCTGACAATATTGTAAAAGTGTTGAAAAAAGCACATATTAAGGCAGAAGCCATTCACGGTGATAAATCACAAAATGCTCGCCAACGCGTGTTAGAGCAATTCAAAAATAAAGAAATTGATATTTTAGTAGCTACAGATATTGCTGCAAGAGGTATTGATATTGAGCAACTTCCATTTGTAATTAACTTTGATATTCCTAATATTTCTGAAACGTATGTTCACCGAATTGGACGTACAGGTCGTGCTGGTAATTCTGGTTTAGCGATTTCTTTTTGTGGAAAAGATGAAAAACCATATTGGTTAGATATCGAGAAGTTGATTCGTATGAAAGTAAAAGTGGTAACCGATCATCAATACACTTGGCGTGATGGTGAAGAGGAAGTAAATCCAGATGCAAAACCTGATTTAAGAAATAAGAATAAGATGAATCCAAATTCAAACTCAAGAAAATCAGAAGCTTCTAAGAAAAACAAAAAACGTTGGTATTAA